In the Cylindrospermopsis raciborskii Cr2010 genome, GAGAGGTGCACCAGTTCGCAAATGGGCTAACAACCAATCTGGGCTAACGGGAGTAACCCCCTCTTTTTGTAGCTGTTGAAAGTGAGCTTCTAATTCTTCCGGTGTAACATCAAAAAACACTTGTTTTTGTGGTAAGATGTCATGATACATGAAGATAGGAACTCTAGCCAGTCGTGCTTGACGGTTCAATTCAGGGAAAGGGGTAACTGACTGTAGTTTAGGTGGAGGTGTGTTTTGCTCTTGGGTATTGGCATTCCCAGTGATAATGTGGTTGAGAGATTGAAGCCACCCAGGTGACTTTTTCTCTGGGACGGTTGCTTCTGGTTTTTGGAATGATGTTTCTAATATCCTTTCTCCAGGAACCCAGTTGGGACAGTGAGGGGTTAATAGAGCCTGTGTATTTTCAGATGGGGATGGTGGTGATTCACAATACTTTTGCAAGCTGAGGAAGCCTTGACTTAAAAGAGCTTCAGGAGATTGGGTAGTAGAAACTACAGGTGTAGGTGTGGATTTAGCCTCTTGGAATGACCTTGATCTCTGATACCAAGAAAATGAAAGGGCAGCAATTACCACAGGTAGGGCTGTGATTAGGAAAAGCGTTGGGTGGGGGAGCTTAGGCAACCGAGAAGTCATAGGTAATCAATTTTTGAGACTCAGATATATCATATATATATCCCTGGCTTAGTGGCTATAGATCCGGTTACCATTGGGTTAGATAGACTCATTGCTTTTTTTGAGTACTACATGACGATTGCGAAGCACTCCCTATGGGATCTCGCGAAGTAATCGCCCTTTTCAGGTGGAGGGGAACTGTCTTTTTCCTCCTTCCCATTTTTAGACGCAAATTCTATCACAAGAAAATCGCCGAAAGGCACGGAAGCCACTTGGCTTTTCACATGGATTGTGAAAATCAAAGAGAATCTGGAAATACTATTTAAGTCTAATCCAGATGTGTTTGTGGCTGGGGACTTATTTTGGTATCCAGTAGAGGGTAATAACAAAATTAAACTGGCTCCTGACACTATGGTGGTGTTTGGGAGACCCAAGGGGCACCGGGGGTCTTATCGACAGTGGGAGGAGGATAATATTCCTCCCCAGGTGGTGTTTGAAATTTTATCTCCCGGTAATACTCAAGATGAAATGGACAAAAAAAAGCTTTTCTATATCTTGCCCTATACAATAGTCTCCGCTGGGATGGATTTCTTCTAGCAAGGGTTCAATATCTTTCAGTGCTGGTTAGGGGCTAATTATCTGCACGTTATCGGCATAATAGTAATACCATTAGATGCAGATAACGTGCCGATATTATGCCGATGAATTTCTCACCTAACTACACGATTACCCCGAAGATAGCAAAATTCCTGATGCGTATTGAGACTGTGAGGGAAAGAGTTTGTTATCTACCTATAACAGCAATGGTGCTGGCTTCCCTGCGCGAGACAGCGCGGCTATACACGACTCACTACTCAACAATGATCGAGGGAAACCGCCTCGCACCAGATGAGATTGAGAATGTTGTCAAGTATGAAGGACATTTTCCTGGTAGGCACAGAGATGAGCGAGAAGTGAAAGGTTACTACGCCGCCCTGGCAAAGCTTGAACAATGGGTAGCAGCAGGTGTGCAGGTAAGTGAAAAGATTATTCAGACCTTACATGCTGTTGTGATGTCTGACGGAAGAACTACAGCCCAACCTTCCGCCTATAGGGATGGGCAAAATGTGATTTGGGATGCATCTAACGGTACAATTGTCTATATGCCTCCTGAAGCAAAAGACGTACCATTTTTGATGAAAGCAATGGTGAAGTGGATTCATCAGTCTCAGGAAGTTCCTTGTCCCGTAGTAGCTGGCATTGCCCACTACCAGTTTGCCACGATTCATCCCTACTACGATGGTAATGGTAGAACAGCGCGGCTACTAACAACCTTAATTCTGCATCTAGGAGGATATGACCTAAAGGGTCTGTACTCATTGGAGGAATACTACGCTCGAAACCTAACTGCTTATTAT is a window encoding:
- a CDS encoding Fic family protein — translated: MIEGNRLAPDEIENVVKYEGHFPGRHRDEREVKGYYAALAKLEQWVAAGVQVSEKIIQTLHAVVMSDGRTTAQPSAYRDGQNVIWDASNGTIVYMPPEAKDVPFLMKAMVKWIHQSQEVPCPVVAGIAHYQFATIHPYYDGNGRTARLLTTLILHLGGYDLKGLYSLEEYYARNLTAYYEAISVGESHNYYLGRVEADITKWVEYFVEGMAIAFENVLKRMAEAELQGSVDQDPILRQLDPRQRKALSLFQQFEVVTSKQIGELFGFKPRTSAQICKDWVESGFLEMVDPSNRGRKYKLSTQYKDLLN